CAGCGTAGGTGTGACTCTTTGTTGTATCCTCGAAAGTAGAATAGCCCAGGGAAGACGAAATCATGTCCGCTCCTACGCTATCCGCGAATTCAGCTGCGGAAATCCAATTGTATTCTTCTATAATATTTTCGGTTGGATCATCTTCTGATCTCAGCAACCAGAATGATGCATGTGGCGCAGTTCCGACCAATTGTCCGGGGACATTTCCCGCAATACAAGAGAGTACTGACATGCCATGCGAATTATCCTCATAAACGGAAGCTTCATCAGCTACAAAATCCCAGGTACCCAAAATTTGTCCGGCTGATCGGATACTGTCAAATGGTGCAAGTTGATCTACAGAAAAGAAACCGGCATCCAGCACAGCGATGGTCATTCCTTCGCCTTTAAATCCCGCGTCATGTAAATATTCACCATTCATCAGATGAATCTGATTAAATGACATTCCATAATCCAGGCTCTGAGAACGAGCAAGGGATGCTGTTGAATTGTAAGGAACTCCGCCGGTTTTAAATTTACTTTTCCCATGTGAATTTGGGCGCATCCGGTTTACTGTTGTACTGCTAATTACATAGGGAAGAGCGGAAATTGCCTGGAGCTGAGTTGAATCACATTCGACTGTTACACCGTTCATCCATTTCGAACGTGTAAGTATTCTGGCTCCGGTATTCTGAACACCCAGAACGTATGAGGGATTTACTGGAAGATCATTATCGACGATTGCGATGTTTTGTTGTGCTCTTCTGGCAATTGCCTTTGCAGACAAATAATCCGAAGGAACAGAAATGGAATAAGGTGAATTCAATTTATCCGCGAAGCGAATGAAATGCTTTGTATGTGATTGTGCCAGGCTCAGACAAGGAATGAACAAGAGGCACATGAGTCTTCCAAACATGACTTACCTTTTATAGTTTATTACTTTTAATTGATACTCTACTCCATTCAGAATCAAAACAAGTCCGGAAGGAAGGTGAACAGTGTTCAGGCTGTCTTGTTGTTTGAATACCATTCCTACATGATTAGCATAAATTTCCTTTTTCAAAATCCGGTTGACATTTGATGTAAAATCATTTTGGATGACCGTCACCGACGAATCGAAATTCAAACCATTTAAAGAGAATGGAACATGAATATCCTGGTAGAAATAATCTTCTTCAATAAAATAATTATACGCGTTCCCATTCCAGGTTTTTCTTTCATTAATGGGAAATGAAAGTTTTACAAAACGGATATTGTCTTCAACTCTCTGCGCGGAAGTATTTGTCATTTTTGCAGTCCATAGATTCAGAAAATCCCAGGGAAGTGAATCATTCAATCGTTTGAATCTTGAAATCCGGTAGGCCCAATCCCCTTCCGCGTCCACAAAACCGGAATCAATTTCTTCTCTTATCTGGAAAGAGTAATCATCAATGGCAGTATCGAGATTGAATGGATCATCAATATCCAGGTGAACGATGGAATCGGCCTGGTATTCTATCCAAAATCCCGAGTCGAGCGGAAAATAACCGGCATAGGAATTCTCTATCGAGGGTTGAACGGAATCATCTTTGCAGGATGATAAACATAACAACAGAGCAACACCGATCAGGGAAAATGAATTTCCTAAAGAAAAAATGGTATTTCTGTTTTTCATCATGCTCAAAGTGCCAAGATCAGGCAGCAGATTTTTTGAAATTATCCCGATACTCTTTCAAACGTTTATGGATGACATAAAACCAGATTGGTGGAATCAGCGCAAGATAAATAGCTGAAGCATATCCACCCGGAAGAACCGGACTTTTTTCAAACGTCAGCAAGGTATGATAAGGTTTTGAAGCATAAAAATGGTGGTCGCTATGCCGGCTCAAATCGATCAGGATAAAACGGCTGATGACTTTATCGGTTTGCCAGCTATGGGTTTCGTTGACTCTTTCTTTATCAGTTCTGGATAACCCGTAATGTTCGATATAATTGGTGTATTCCAGGAGAAAATTGGCTGTTAAACTTTGTAAAGCAAATGCAAGTAATGCTATTTTACCTAAAATAAGAGCAATCAAAATATAAAATATACCTGACAAAGTAATATTGACCAATACATAATTCCTTGATCCGAAAGGGTTCACACTTTCATTTTTCAGTCTGGCTGATTCTACCTGCCATGCACTGGTCATTTGCCCGAAAACTGATCTGATAAAAAATCCATAGAGGTTTTCTCCATATTTCGCTGTAGCAGGATCGCGGTCTGTACCTACCCATTTGTGATGAACACGCAGATGTTCAACATAAAAATAGAAATTACTAACACTGAAGAGCAGCAGTTTTCCAAGAACCTGCCAGATTTTTTTCTTCCTGTGTATCATTTCATGGGCAATAATGAGAGAGCTTGATCCTGAATGTACTCCTGTCGATAAGGCCATCCAGAAAATTTGCCAGCCTTCAACCTTTCCAGTCTTTATGGCCATGAAAAATGCTGTTAAGGAGAAAACCTGCATTACAAAATGAAGAACGAGGATTAAATCAGGGACAAAAGCAGATGCATTCACATCCTGCTTTTTATCTTCCGGGAAAAACCACTCCAAAAAGGCAAGAAAACCAAGGGAAAAGACCAGGTTCGAAAGCACCCACCATCCGCCAGCCAAGTTACCGGCAACGGTCATGATTCCGGGCAATAAACTCCAGAAATACTTGTAATTACGTGACGCCGACATCTTAAGCCTGATCTCTTATTTTACAAATTTAATCAATTCCATGAGCTAAGTTGACAGTGTATTGTAACAATTTATCAGACTTTTGTACGTTGATGACCGCGTTGATTTGATTTGAAATAAGTTGATACCTTTAGCCTGTGAATTGAACTTAATGAGAACGACCCTAACCCTTCTGATTGCATTTTTATTTCAGGTTTTGAGTGTTTCCGCACAGGAAAAAAATCTTGAAGCCAATGACCTTGTTCAGTTTTCTGGTATCGTTGTTACCAGTGACAGCCTGAATCCGGTTCCCTACACGAGTATCATGATCAAGAATTCTTACCGTGGAACAGTCGGGGATTATTATGGTTTTTTCTCATTTGTCGCCAAGATGAAAGACACCATTGAATTTCTTGCCATCGGTTATAAAAAAGCAGTGTTTGTTATCCCTGACACTCTGAGTGACCACCGATGCTCCCTGATACAGTTGTTAAAACCTGATACTATTCTTCTGCGGGAAGTAGTCATTTTCCCCTGGCCAACCAAAGAACAATTTAAGGAAGCTTTTCTTCGTTTGCATGTACCTGCTGATGATCTCTCCAGAGCTGAAAAAAACATGGACCCGGGCCGACTTGGAATTTTGTCAGCAGCAATGCCCATGGATGGAAGTATGAATTTCCGGAATTCTATGGAACAGCAAACCAGCAGACTGTATTATGCAGGTCAGTTACCGCCGAATAATTTATTGAACCCGGTTGCCTGGTCACGTTTTATACAAATGTGGCAAAACGGAGATTTTAAAAGAAAAGACAAGACACTTAAAGACGACAATTAAGCGCGACAGCCTATGATGACGAGAGGCCTCTTCACCTCCCTGCTTTTACTTTTTATTATTTCCGGCTTTAACGTTCAGGCCCAACAGTCAAGAATCTTTGGAACCGTCAGGGATTCCTCCAATAAACCTGTTTTTGGAGCTACTGTAGCTGTTTTTGGTAAACCAATTGGTGTTTCTACTTCAGAAAACGGTAGTTATTCACTCACACTTCCTTCCGGACAAGTATTTAAAGTGGTCTTCAGTTTTACCGGCTTGAAGGCTGATACAGTTATTGTTCAACTTAATCCGGGAGAAGAAAGAAATATCGATAAGAAACTCCGTGACCGTGTTGTCGAAATGGGAACAGTTGTGATTGAAGAAAGGTCCATGAAGTCATTGAACCTTACCCGAATCGATCCAAAAGTTGTTTCGGTGATTCCTACTCCAAATCAAAGTATTGAAGATCTGATCAAAACACTTCCGGGTGTTGGTTCAGCAAATGAACTGAGTTCTTCCTATTCAGTAAGAGGTGGTAACTATGATGAGAACCTGGTTTATGTAAATGATTTTGAAGTCTACCGTCCATTATTGGTACGATCCGGACAACAGGAAGGTCTTAGTATCATCAATCCTGACATGGTGGAATCGATCCAGTTTTCTGCCGGAGGTTTTGACGCTGTGTATGGAGACAAACTTTCCTCAGTCCTGGACATTAAATACCGAAAACCGAAAAAGTTTGCCGGTTCAATCAGCGCCAGTATGCTCGGTGGATCTCTTGAACTCGAAAACCGGAGTAAAAACAAAAAGTGGTATTACATGGCAGGTGTTCGCCAGAAATCAAATCAATACCTTCTGAATACTTTTGATACCAAGGGTGAATACAAGCCTTCATTTACTGACGTACAGTTACTCACCGGTTTTGATTTCAGTAAGAAATTTTCAGTTGAAATTTTTGGGAATTATGCCCGAAACCGATATAATCTTGTTCCGGAATCGAGAGAAACCAATTTCGGAACCATCAATGACGCGAAACGATTTACCGTTTATTTTGAAGGGCAGGAAATCGACAGATACCAAACATTTACCGGCTCTTTTTCAGCAACTTACAGGCCGGCAGATAGTATCAAGCTTAAACTCATCGCCAGCGCTTACCGAACTGAGGAAGAAGAGAATTTTGACATCCTCGGCCAGTACTTCCTGGATCAATTGGAAAATGATTTCGGAAAAGACAATTTCGGAAATGTCGCTTTCAATCTTGGAGTCGGTTCTTTTCTCAATCATGCCAGGAACAAACTGAATGCGACAGTTTATAATGCTGAACACAAAGGTGAAATCGTCAGCGACAATTTGTTGTGGCAGTGGGGCGTAAAAGTCCAGCATGAAGAGATTGATGACAAACTTCATGAATGGTATTACAACGATTCATCCGGATTTTCCATTCCTTCTCCAAGAGACAGCATCAATCCGATGATCACTTTAAATGATGTGGTTATATCGAAATCCAATCTCTCTTCGAACCGGATTTCAGGATACATTCAAAACACCTGGCAGATTCTCGATCGGAACAAATTAATTCTGACAACAGGTGTAAGAGCTAACTATTGGGATCTGAACGAAGAACTGGTCATCAGTCCACGAGGTTCTGTAACCTTCAAGCCTGATCCTAAAAAGAGCTTGAATGTTCGTGCTGCCGGTGGTGTGTATTACCAGCCTCCATTTTATCGTGAGCTAAGGGACCTTGATGGTAAACTGCATCCTGAAACCAAAGCGCAGAAATCGATCCATGCAGTGCTTGGAGCTGATTTCACTTTCCTTGCTCTTGGCCGGGAGTTCAAACTTACATCAGAAGTCTTTTACAAATCGTTAGATCAACTCATCCCTTACAAAGTCGATAATCTTAGAATCCGTTACCTCCCGAATTTCAGTTCCAAAGGATATGCAAGAGGAATTGATTTTCGTCTGTTTGGTGAATTCGTTCCCGGCGCTGAGTCCTGGGCGAGTTTATCCATCCTTCAAACGGAAGAAGATGTGAAAGGCGATTTTTATTATGTTCGATACAATGCCGAGGGTGAAGAAATTATTCCCGGCTTTACTTATGACAACATCGCTGTTGACAGTACCAAGATTGAACCCGGATATATTCCAAGGCCGGCGGATCAGCGTGTAAATTTTGGCCTTTTCTTCCAGGATTATTTACCAAAATTCCCAACTTACAAGATGTCCCTGAGTCTGCTTTTTGGAACGGCACTTCCTTTTGGACCTCCGGGAAAAGACCGTTACAAAGACATCCTCCGTACACCCACCTACCGACGGGTTGATATCGGCTTCTCGAAACAATTAATCGGGGATGAAGTAAAACATAAACCAAAGGGTAAGTTCCTTGGGAATTTAAAATCTCTTTGGATAGGAGTTGAAGTGTTCAACCTCCTGCAAGTAAGCAATGTTGCGTCTTACAACTGGGTAACCGACATCAGCAATGCCAGGAGATATGCCATTCCGAATTATCTCACATCCCGTCAACTGAATGTAAGGGTAAATGCCCATTTCTAGACCTTCGAACATTGAAAAAATCTGCGCTGTCGAAATGAAAAATATTTTCCGCCTGATTTTGCTTTTTCTTTTTCTTCAGGTCTCTGCATCAGGGCAACAGGTAATTTTCTGTGAAAGTGTGAATGACAATACCGGTGAGCCTTATCACGCCAGTTCGTATTTTATTATCGGCAGTAATGGAGGGTCGTTGATGATGTTGTTGAAATTATCCGATGTGATCAATTCGAATACTCTGAAAATTGATGTTTTCAAAATTGACGAGGAGACAAAAAAAGAGGTTTTTAATAATACAATCAATGCCAATCCACAGCCTCACTTCACCTGGATAAAAAAAGAAATTGAATTTCATTTGCCCGGTGAATATGTCGTTTATGTATACGATGCTGTCGATCGTCTTATAGGTGTCGGCAAAGTGCGAATTGTGGTGAGTTGAGTTTTACCGGAAAGGTGAATCCGGCTCTTTCGCCATATGATTGTATACTACCTTATCCATCATCCCCGGAAAAAATTTGTTCAGGAAAACCGTTAGTTTCCCATCTCTTGTCATGATGATGTCCCGCTTTCGTCCTTCCACAGCTTTGTAAATTCTGCGAGCGACTTCCTCCGGTTGCATCATCTTCTTTTCATCCCTTGGCGATTCTCCCTGGGTATTTCCATCAGCGGCCAATGCAGTATTGCGGATATTGGAAGCGGTGAAACCCGGACAAGCTACCAAAACATGTAAACCGGTCTTGAGATTTTCGGTACGTAATGTCTCTAGAAATCCCTCCATCGCAAATTTGGATGCTGAATAACCTGTTCGTCCGGGCAATCCTTTCTTTCCGGCAATTGAAGATATTCCAACAACGCTGCCCTTTGATTTTAGTAAATGAGGCAGCGCGTACTTCGTACAATATACTGTTCCCCAAAAATTAATGTCCATCAACTGGCGAATCACATTCAGATCAGTTTTCTCAAAAACTGCACGCATGGAAATTCCGGCGTTGTTAATCAGTACATCAATACGTCCGAATGTTGCCATGGTCTCTGCCATCAAGCGCTCACAATCACTTTCTTTGGAAACATCTGTTGCCACAATGAGAGCCTTCCCTCCTGCTTTTTCAATATCCTTTTTCACGGTTTCCAACTGATCCACTTTTCTGGCAGCGGCAACCACATTGTATCCGTTCCTCGCGAATTCGATTGCGAGAGATCTGCCAATTCCTGAAGAAGCTCCGGTAACAACAACGACTTTTTCCATTCTGCCAGTATTGGATCAATTAAGATTTTTATCCGGAAATATTTTCCCCGGATTCAGAATACCTCTTGGATCAAACAGGTTTTTAATGCCTTTCATCAGATTCATTTGAACAGAATCGAAAGGGATGTCCATGTAATTTTTCTGAACATAGCCAATTCCATGTTCTCCTGAAATCGTTCCACCCAGAGAAACACATAACTGAAAAATCTCCCGGATACCTTTTGGAACC
Above is a window of Bacteroidota bacterium DNA encoding:
- a CDS encoding S8 family serine peptidase, giving the protein MFGRLMCLLFIPCLSLAQSHTKHFIRFADKLNSPYSISVPSDYLSAKAIARRAQQNIAIVDNDLPVNPSYVLGVQNTGARILTRSKWMNGVTVECDSTQLQAISALPYVISSTTVNRMRPNSHGKSKFKTGGVPYNSTASLARSQSLDYGMSFNQIHLMNGEYLHDAGFKGEGMTIAVLDAGFFSVDQLAPFDSIRSAGQILGTWDFVADEASVYEDNSHGMSVLSCIAGNVPGQLVGTAPHASFWLLRSEDDPTENIIEEYNWISAAEFADSVGADMISSSLGYSTFEDTTKSHTYADMNGNTCPSSLGADIAASKGMLILVSAGNSGNSPWHYISAPSDADSVLSVASVDEFGYKSGFSSWGPASDGDIKPNVAAKGSSTTISYSDGTIGGGSGTSFACPVLAGAAACLWQAHPLKTNMEVLHAIEASANYYNNPGDSLGYGIPNFIVADLLLGGTIINRSGEDNLLSVYPNPFNQNFEISFYSGINQTIQLSIIDELGREVQTISNEVAGGKSTIVTFPSLNELRKGIYFVRVVSKTKSYLRKIVKI
- a CDS encoding alkane 1-monooxygenase; amino-acid sequence: MSASRNYKYFWSLLPGIMTVAGNLAGGWWVLSNLVFSLGFLAFLEWFFPEDKKQDVNASAFVPDLILVLHFVMQVFSLTAFFMAIKTGKVEGWQIFWMALSTGVHSGSSSLIIAHEMIHRKKKIWQVLGKLLLFSVSNFYFYVEHLRVHHKWVGTDRDPATAKYGENLYGFFIRSVFGQMTSAWQVESARLKNESVNPFGSRNYVLVNITLSGIFYILIALILGKIALLAFALQSLTANFLLEYTNYIEHYGLSRTDKERVNETHSWQTDKVISRFILIDLSRHSDHHFYASKPYHTLLTFEKSPVLPGGYASAIYLALIPPIWFYVIHKRLKEYRDNFKKSAA
- a CDS encoding carboxypeptidase-like regulatory domain-containing protein, whose translation is MRTTLTLLIAFLFQVLSVSAQEKNLEANDLVQFSGIVVTSDSLNPVPYTSIMIKNSYRGTVGDYYGFFSFVAKMKDTIEFLAIGYKKAVFVIPDTLSDHRCSLIQLLKPDTILLREVVIFPWPTKEQFKEAFLRLHVPADDLSRAEKNMDPGRLGILSAAMPMDGSMNFRNSMEQQTSRLYYAGQLPPNNLLNPVAWSRFIQMWQNGDFKRKDKTLKDDN
- a CDS encoding TonB-dependent receptor is translated as MMTRGLFTSLLLLFIISGFNVQAQQSRIFGTVRDSSNKPVFGATVAVFGKPIGVSTSENGSYSLTLPSGQVFKVVFSFTGLKADTVIVQLNPGEERNIDKKLRDRVVEMGTVVIEERSMKSLNLTRIDPKVVSVIPTPNQSIEDLIKTLPGVGSANELSSSYSVRGGNYDENLVYVNDFEVYRPLLVRSGQQEGLSIINPDMVESIQFSAGGFDAVYGDKLSSVLDIKYRKPKKFAGSISASMLGGSLELENRSKNKKWYYMAGVRQKSNQYLLNTFDTKGEYKPSFTDVQLLTGFDFSKKFSVEIFGNYARNRYNLVPESRETNFGTINDAKRFTVYFEGQEIDRYQTFTGSFSATYRPADSIKLKLIASAYRTEEEENFDILGQYFLDQLENDFGKDNFGNVAFNLGVGSFLNHARNKLNATVYNAEHKGEIVSDNLLWQWGVKVQHEEIDDKLHEWYYNDSSGFSIPSPRDSINPMITLNDVVISKSNLSSNRISGYIQNTWQILDRNKLILTTGVRANYWDLNEELVISPRGSVTFKPDPKKSLNVRAAGGVYYQPPFYRELRDLDGKLHPETKAQKSIHAVLGADFTFLALGREFKLTSEVFYKSLDQLIPYKVDNLRIRYLPNFSSKGYARGIDFRLFGEFVPGAESWASLSILQTEEDVKGDFYYVRYNAEGEEIIPGFTYDNIAVDSTKIEPGYIPRPADQRVNFGLFFQDYLPKFPTYKMSLSLLFGTALPFGPPGKDRYKDILRTPTYRRVDIGFSKQLIGDEVKHKPKGKFLGNLKSLWIGVEVFNLLQVSNVASYNWVTDISNARRYAIPNYLTSRQLNVRVNAHF
- a CDS encoding SDR family oxidoreductase; amino-acid sequence: MEKVVVVTGASSGIGRSLAIEFARNGYNVVAAARKVDQLETVKKDIEKAGGKALIVATDVSKESDCERLMAETMATFGRIDVLINNAGISMRAVFEKTDLNVIRQLMDINFWGTVYCTKYALPHLLKSKGSVVGISSIAGKKGLPGRTGYSASKFAMEGFLETLRTENLKTGLHVLVACPGFTASNIRNTALAADGNTQGESPRDEKKMMQPEEVARRIYKAVEGRKRDIIMTRDGKLTVFLNKFFPGMMDKVVYNHMAKEPDSPFR